Proteins from one Vibrio coralliirubri genomic window:
- a CDS encoding Gfo/Idh/MocA family protein has protein sequence MSDTQRKIKWGIAGLGNIANRFATAVTEHCLHGELYAVAARDHSRAATFANKFGCDKAYGSYEEMAHDPSVEAVYIATVHPYHQPLTELFLKNKKHVLVEKPAFTNLADWLEMKALATQNGVMLLEAMKTVVFPAYRELQSFLVDNNIQIDSIEASFGNHHDYEPDLFIFNPDLSGGATLDVGVYGLWFFYDLCRTLGVNPSKPQVEMSCLYEGANVDTNACFTFSGDISGKISASTVQNLPRTAHLSGPETKITIHEKWWNPAFIEIEHQGNKSTINYRVTGNGFEFEIDHFSELVLQDKTESDILSSEITSRVLDTMEKALIDSGYQHLTQPRR, from the coding sequence ATGAGCGACACGCAACGAAAAATTAAATGGGGTATCGCAGGGCTAGGCAATATCGCCAATCGATTCGCGACCGCTGTAACAGAGCACTGTCTGCATGGTGAGCTTTATGCGGTTGCCGCAAGAGATCACTCACGCGCAGCCACATTCGCCAACAAGTTTGGTTGCGACAAGGCTTATGGTTCTTATGAAGAGATGGCGCATGATCCAAGTGTTGAAGCGGTTTACATCGCTACGGTTCACCCATACCACCAGCCACTCACTGAGTTGTTTCTAAAGAATAAAAAGCATGTATTGGTTGAGAAGCCGGCTTTCACCAACCTTGCTGACTGGCTTGAGATGAAAGCCCTCGCCACGCAAAATGGCGTGATGCTGTTGGAAGCGATGAAAACCGTGGTGTTTCCTGCGTATCGTGAGCTTCAATCATTCTTGGTCGATAACAACATTCAGATAGATTCAATCGAAGCCAGCTTTGGTAACCATCATGACTATGAGCCCGATTTGTTTATCTTCAATCCGGATTTGTCAGGCGGAGCAACGCTCGATGTCGGCGTCTATGGGCTTTGGTTCTTCTACGATCTGTGTCGAACGCTGGGTGTGAACCCTTCAAAACCTCAGGTAGAGATGTCGTGTCTGTATGAGGGAGCGAATGTTGATACCAATGCATGCTTTACATTCTCTGGTGATATAAGCGGTAAGATATCGGCATCAACAGTGCAAAACCTTCCCCGAACAGCACATTTAAGTGGACCCGAAACCAAAATCACCATTCACGAAAAATGGTGGAATCCGGCCTTTATTGAGATTGAACATCAAGGCAACAAGTCGACTATTAATTACCGAGTGACAGGGAATGGATTCGAGTTTGAAATCGACCATTTTTCAGAGTTAGTCCTTCAAGACAAAACTGAATCGGATATCCTAAGCTCAGAGATAACCTCTCGAGTTCTCGACACGATGGAAAAAGCACTCATTGACTCTGGCTATCAACACTTAACTCAACCTCGTCGTTAG
- a CDS encoding homocysteine S-methyltransferase family protein, whose protein sequence is MKTLTILDGGMGRELKEIGAPFSQPLWSAQALIEAPEFVSQAHQNFVDAGAEILITNSYACVPFHLGEELFEQRGFELAALSGELAKSVADNAPHTVQVAGAIPPPFGSYRPDLFKVEEAAPIIQTLYDAQDPNIDLWIAETICSLQEFESIHAVLKQSDKPCYYAFSLEDTKGDSANIRSGESVTDAIKLACQSNATGIMFNCSVPEVMDQAIIDTKKVIDELGSDLEIGVYANNFAPISSEHEANDMFQEMRELDGQGYLTYAKRWHALGANIIGGCCGIGPKHIKALADWKRSLQS, encoded by the coding sequence ATGAAAACACTAACCATACTTGATGGCGGCATGGGCCGAGAACTCAAAGAAATTGGCGCGCCATTTTCTCAACCGCTTTGGAGTGCTCAAGCGCTGATTGAAGCACCCGAATTTGTCAGCCAAGCGCATCAAAACTTTGTCGATGCAGGTGCTGAAATCCTGATCACCAACAGCTACGCGTGTGTGCCTTTTCATTTGGGTGAAGAGCTGTTCGAACAACGAGGCTTTGAACTAGCCGCACTGTCTGGTGAGCTGGCTAAATCAGTTGCAGACAATGCCCCTCACACAGTACAAGTAGCAGGCGCGATTCCACCGCCATTTGGCAGCTACCGACCAGATTTGTTTAAGGTAGAAGAAGCGGCGCCAATTATTCAAACGCTTTACGATGCCCAAGATCCAAACATCGATCTTTGGATAGCGGAAACCATCTGTAGCCTGCAAGAATTCGAATCCATTCATGCGGTTCTTAAGCAGTCCGATAAGCCGTGTTACTACGCATTCAGTTTGGAAGACACCAAGGGCGATTCTGCCAATATTCGTTCAGGCGAGAGCGTAACAGACGCCATCAAACTTGCCTGCCAATCAAACGCGACAGGCATTATGTTTAACTGCTCAGTGCCAGAAGTGATGGATCAAGCCATTATAGATACTAAGAAAGTGATCGATGAGCTAGGTAGTGATTTAGAAATTGGTGTCTACGCCAATAATTTTGCACCTATCAGCAGCGAACATGAAGCGAATGACATGTTTCAAGAAATGCGTGAGCTGGATGGCCAAGGTTACTTAACTTACGCTAAACGTTGGCACGCACTGGGCGCGAATATTATCGGTGGCTGTTGTGGCATCGGGCCAAAACACATTAAAGCCCTAGCCGATTGGAAGCGCTCCCTACAGAGCTGA
- a CDS encoding type II toxin-antitoxin system mRNA interferase toxin, RelE/StbE family: protein MILWEEESLNDRERIFEFIYDFNPDAAENADNLIETKVENLLEQPLMGVQRDGIRGRLLIIPEISMIVSYWIEGDVIRIMRVLHQKQKFPMD, encoded by the coding sequence ATGATTTTATGGGAAGAAGAATCACTCAATGATCGTGAAAGGATCTTTGAGTTTATCTATGACTTCAACCCTGATGCGGCAGAGAACGCTGACAACCTCATTGAAACAAAAGTAGAAAACTTGCTTGAGCAGCCTCTAATGGGTGTACAGAGAGACGGCATTCGTGGACGATTACTTATAATTCCTGAGATTTCAATGATCGTCTCCTATTGGATAGAAGGCGACGTTATCCGAATTATGCGCGTACTCCACCAGAAACAAAAGTTCCCAATGGATTGA
- a CDS encoding damage-inducible protein J has translation MDTRIQFRIDEETKRLAQQMAESQGRTLSGACRELTEQLAEQQRQTLSHDAWLTEQVNLAFEKFDSGESVFVEHQTAKFRMEERKARIRNRGKQ, from the coding sequence ATGGACACTAGAATTCAATTTCGTATTGATGAAGAAACAAAACGCCTAGCTCAACAGATGGCTGAGAGCCAAGGTCGTACACTGAGTGGTGCTTGCCGTGAGCTTACTGAGCAACTCGCTGAGCAACAAAGACAGACATTATCTCACGATGCATGGCTAACTGAACAAGTAAACCTAGCATTTGAGAAGTTTGACTCAGGAGAATCCGTTTTCGTTGAACACCAAACTGCTAAATTTCGAATGGAAGAACGCAAAGCCAGAATCCGTAATCGAGGTAAGCAATGA
- a CDS encoding lipoate--protein ligase family protein — MKLTNKLVRYPHIDVDRAFEKEAELLQQIQAGEIGQALMLWQAKTPTLVLPAGKKWPVTVESRKQLAAQGWQLTSRKTGGAPVPQLPGIINLSHIYHWPRDEAYNIQKAYLHLCNVLTLFFKEFGIDVDVHATPGSYCDGDYNLNINKQKIVGTAQRVLLKQGGGQIVLSQACILLDVDLENIVAPVNFYNQVCGNPTVVDAQVHTPLSAHLTTLPNVDSLFQQLSQAFIKYA, encoded by the coding sequence TTGAAGTTAACGAATAAACTCGTACGTTACCCGCACATTGATGTTGATCGTGCGTTTGAAAAAGAAGCTGAATTATTGCAGCAAATTCAGGCGGGTGAGATTGGACAAGCCTTAATGCTGTGGCAAGCAAAAACGCCGACACTCGTTTTGCCCGCAGGTAAAAAGTGGCCAGTGACGGTGGAATCTAGAAAGCAACTCGCGGCGCAAGGTTGGCAACTCACCTCACGTAAAACAGGTGGTGCTCCCGTTCCCCAGCTACCGGGGATCATTAACCTATCGCACATTTACCATTGGCCTCGTGATGAAGCCTACAACATCCAAAAAGCGTATCTACATCTGTGCAATGTCTTAACCCTGTTTTTTAAAGAATTTGGTATTGATGTGGATGTACATGCCACCCCCGGTTCTTATTGTGATGGTGATTACAACCTCAATATCAATAAACAAAAAATAGTGGGCACTGCTCAGCGTGTTTTGCTTAAACAAGGGGGCGGCCAAATCGTACTTTCGCAAGCCTGTATCTTGTTAGATGTCGACTTAGAAAACATCGTTGCGCCCGTGAATTTTTATAATCAAGTTTGTGGAAATCCAACCGTGGTGGATGCGCAGGTTCATACTCCGTTGTCCGCACATCTGACAACCCTTCCCAACGTAGACTCACTCTTTCAGCAGTTAAGCCAAGCTTTCATCAAGTATGCGTAA
- a CDS encoding SAM-dependent methyltransferase: MSEELKFIGRIDTPYHSVSECPNNIQPDNGPICEIILDDVYQQGLLGLNRGDHILILYWLEGAKRDEFIQSWDEETPTKGTFALRSPHRPNPIGAAVLPIEKIGNGTVTVRGLDCLNNTPLLDIKPAIYKDKG, encoded by the coding sequence ATGTCTGAAGAACTGAAATTTATTGGCCGAATTGATACGCCGTATCACTCAGTGTCGGAGTGTCCGAATAACATCCAACCGGACAACGGCCCGATCTGTGAAATCATCTTAGATGACGTTTACCAGCAAGGTTTGCTAGGACTAAACCGTGGCGACCACATCTTGATCTTGTATTGGTTAGAAGGCGCAAAACGAGACGAGTTTATACAAAGCTGGGATGAAGAGACGCCGACCAAAGGCACCTTTGCACTGCGTTCACCGCACAGACCAAACCCAATCGGTGCCGCCGTGCTACCGATTGAAAAAATCGGGAATGGCACCGTAACCGTGAGAGGCTTAGATTGCTTGAACAACACACCTCTATTGGACATCAAGCCGGCGATCTATAAAGATAAGGGATAA
- a CDS encoding DMT family transporter, with amino-acid sequence MTTMNLPKTEARNTRTLGFTLAIAGAVLMSIDPIFIRYAGVSGFDTAFLFGLFSAISMPILLKFNDKRGIRKAVVQSGWPLLAAGILMLGSASGLVFSIKMTSIANTFVILSAAPAVAAIFSWLILKEATSRSTLVAIVAVMIGITIVVSGSFSSGNWMGDALAVFAVICLSMMFTLLRKYQDVSRLASVGLGGLLLAVVMFFFATPSSYSVETWLIMGMMGLFTAPVGRVLSMVATRHITAPEVSMTLMLETVLAPVWAFIFFTEIPPTTSIVGGVVILITIFIYTLVTMKNDDK; translated from the coding sequence ATGACGACAATGAACCTCCCTAAAACTGAAGCAAGAAACACACGAACCCTCGGCTTTACTCTCGCGATTGCAGGTGCCGTGTTAATGAGTATTGACCCCATCTTTATTCGTTATGCCGGTGTCAGCGGATTCGATACTGCCTTTTTGTTCGGCTTATTCAGCGCAATCTCGATGCCGATTTTGCTTAAGTTCAACGACAAACGTGGAATCCGAAAAGCAGTCGTACAGAGCGGTTGGCCATTGTTGGCAGCGGGTATTCTTATGCTCGGCAGTGCCTCAGGCTTGGTGTTCAGCATTAAGATGACCTCGATTGCCAATACCTTTGTGATCCTCAGTGCGGCCCCTGCTGTTGCGGCTATTTTCAGCTGGTTGATCTTGAAAGAAGCCACTAGTCGATCGACTTTGGTTGCCATTGTTGCGGTGATGATTGGTATTACGATCGTGGTTTCGGGTTCGTTTTCTTCAGGTAATTGGATGGGTGATGCGTTGGCTGTGTTCGCGGTGATCTGTTTATCTATGATGTTTACCTTGCTACGCAAATATCAAGACGTCAGCCGATTGGCGAGTGTGGGCCTAGGTGGCTTATTGCTAGCGGTTGTGATGTTTTTCTTCGCAACGCCATCAAGCTACAGCGTTGAAACATGGTTAATCATGGGCATGATGGGCTTGTTTACGGCACCTGTTGGCCGAGTGTTATCTATGGTCGCAACGCGCCACATTACTGCGCCAGAGGTATCAATGACTCTGATGTTGGAAACTGTGTTAGCGCCAGTTTGGGCGTTTATCTTCTTCACCGAGATCCCGCCAACAACCAGTATTGTCGGCGGTGTGGTGATCTTGATTACGATCTTCATCTACACCTTAGTGACCATGAAAAACGATGACAAATAA
- a CDS encoding TetR/AcrR family transcriptional regulator — protein sequence MSKIEQNKEKKRLAILKAAKEIFLAEGYVQTSMDRVAREAKMTKQTLYRYFSSKDVLFEATLRQMGSQTDDKLVVHLQHADTRQALLGFAKDFVLFHLSSEHIATFKLLIAEGSKSPELVSRFMDVGPDDTDRVLAQFFNERFDIEEPQTKIKLWLGMVMSVRDGVLMGMPAPTEQEIADHVEASTDLLLAALA from the coding sequence ATGAGCAAGATTGAGCAGAACAAAGAGAAGAAACGACTCGCGATTTTAAAAGCGGCGAAGGAGATATTCCTCGCGGAAGGCTATGTGCAAACCAGCATGGACCGAGTCGCTAGAGAAGCGAAAATGACCAAGCAAACGCTTTATCGTTACTTCTCTTCTAAAGATGTGTTGTTTGAAGCGACGTTAAGACAAATGGGTAGCCAGACAGACGATAAGTTGGTGGTGCATTTGCAACACGCCGATACTCGACAAGCGTTATTGGGCTTTGCAAAAGACTTCGTTTTGTTTCACCTTTCGAGCGAGCATATTGCGACCTTTAAGCTGTTGATAGCAGAAGGCAGTAAGTCTCCAGAATTAGTTAGCCGTTTTATGGACGTTGGCCCAGATGATACCGATCGCGTGCTTGCTCAGTTTTTCAATGAGCGATTCGATATTGAAGAACCACAAACCAAAATTAAGCTTTGGCTTGGTATGGTGATGAGTGTCAGAGATGGTGTGTTGATGGGAATGCCTGCACCCACAGAACAAGAGATTGCAGATCACGTTGAAGCGAGTACTGACTTGTTGTTAGCGGCTTTGGCTTAG
- a CDS encoding radical SAM protein, whose translation MRFEGKVYRPWMEAESVLIQTTLGCSNNQCTFCTMFDDKRFKVRDIKDIFEDIDAARKIYPHVESIFLVDGNVMAIRTEMLISILDYIKITFPEIKNISLYSGFNDFRRKSLSELKEIKSAGLSMAYSGLESGDPIVLERIQKRMTREHAIEGMNLAREADIKVLASFIFGLGGKERSVEHAISTTSLLNIMQPDAIAPMALAVQPGSVLEKEVNRGEFVLPTPLQILEEEKYLLENLEDFDCYYWGDHGNNISPMRGMLPQARKPFLDKINQDIAHNPITKQNVIKTFAW comes from the coding sequence ATGCGTTTTGAAGGTAAAGTTTATCGTCCTTGGATGGAAGCAGAGAGCGTACTCATCCAGACAACATTGGGGTGCAGTAACAACCAATGTACCTTCTGCACGATGTTTGATGATAAGCGTTTCAAAGTAAGAGATATCAAAGACATCTTTGAAGATATTGATGCGGCGAGAAAAATCTATCCGCATGTAGAGTCTATCTTTTTAGTCGATGGTAACGTAATGGCGATTAGAACCGAGATGCTGATTTCGATTCTGGATTACATCAAGATCACCTTCCCAGAGATCAAGAATATTTCTCTGTATTCAGGGTTCAATGACTTCCGTCGTAAGAGCTTGTCTGAACTGAAAGAGATTAAGTCGGCAGGTTTAAGCATGGCCTATTCAGGCTTAGAGTCCGGTGACCCAATTGTGCTTGAACGCATTCAAAAGCGCATGACGCGTGAGCATGCGATTGAAGGCATGAACCTAGCCCGTGAAGCAGACATCAAGGTGCTGGCTTCATTTATCTTTGGCCTTGGCGGCAAAGAGCGTTCTGTCGAGCATGCGATTAGTACCACCAGCTTACTGAACATCATGCAGCCAGATGCGATTGCACCGATGGCTTTAGCCGTTCAACCGGGATCGGTATTGGAAAAAGAAGTAAACCGTGGCGAGTTTGTTTTACCAACGCCATTGCAGATTCTGGAAGAAGAAAAATACTTGCTCGAAAACCTAGAAGATTTCGATTGCTACTACTGGGGCGACCACGGCAATAACATCTCACCAATGCGTGGCATGTTGCCTCAAGCTCGCAAGCCGTTTCTTGATAAGATTAATCAAGACATCGCTCACAACCCAATCACTAAGCAAAACGTCATTAAAACCTTTGCTTGGTAA
- a CDS encoding SDR family NAD(P)-dependent oxidoreductase, translated as MQKIILITGATDGIGLETAKALTQQGHHVLIHGRNPVKVNKVVTALSRLSKNAIIESYIADLSTLSEVEALATQIKSDHKRLDILINNAGVYKVSDITTPDNLDVRFVVNTIAPYLLTKKLLPLFDATGRIVNLSSAAQAPVDLDALISPNAGELDGPVYAQSKLALTMWSIELANSLLDKGTAIIPVNPASFLGSKLVKDAYGVDGNDLAIGADILCRAAFSDEFANASGKYFDNDSGLFKDPHADALDNTKNQKLVTVLDQLLEEKLCVAH; from the coding sequence ATGCAAAAAATAATTCTGATCACAGGTGCCACGGATGGCATTGGTTTAGAGACCGCAAAAGCACTAACGCAACAAGGGCACCATGTTCTGATTCATGGCCGCAACCCAGTTAAGGTCAATAAAGTCGTGACCGCTTTGTCTCGCCTGTCTAAGAATGCAATCATCGAAAGCTACATCGCAGACCTATCGACGCTCTCTGAAGTTGAGGCGCTCGCAACCCAAATCAAAAGCGATCACAAACGACTCGATATACTCATTAACAACGCAGGTGTGTATAAGGTGTCGGACATCACCACTCCAGACAATCTTGATGTGCGTTTTGTCGTAAACACCATTGCGCCGTATCTACTGACAAAAAAGCTGCTTCCTCTTTTTGATGCGACAGGTCGTATCGTCAACCTATCTTCAGCAGCCCAAGCCCCCGTCGATTTAGATGCATTGATTAGCCCGAATGCGGGTGAACTTGATGGTCCGGTTTACGCGCAAAGTAAGCTCGCACTAACGATGTGGTCCATCGAATTAGCCAATAGTCTTTTAGACAAAGGCACCGCAATTATCCCTGTAAACCCAGCCTCTTTCCTTGGCAGTAAATTAGTAAAAGATGCTTATGGCGTTGATGGAAACGATCTAGCGATTGGTGCCGATATTCTTTGTCGTGCTGCGTTCAGTGATGAGTTTGCCAACGCTTCCGGTAAATATTTTGATAATGATTCTGGGTTGTTCAAAGACCCGCACGCTGACGCATTAGACAACACCAAGAACCAAAAGCTGGTGACAGTGCTTGATCAATTACTCGAAGAAAAGCTGTGCGTTGCGCACTGA
- a CDS encoding enoyl-CoA hydratase/isomerase family protein: MAYQGYTTFKAQAEDGILTVTFDFGTVNVQGQEMLADLNGLAMRLERDRDIKVVVFQSANPEVWVCHYDTNLLKDMSTEAVSREEAKLLDLQVVLERISKLPQATIAKLEGFARGGGHEFALACDMRFAARGKYKFMQMEVGMGILPCGGGASRMARQVGLGRALEIVLSARDFDADEAEAYGTINKALEPDEIGEYVDTLAKRISKFPAESINACKQAVYESIDKPIDEALKAEAYWLYQATSKTPAVKRFQIADEQGLEHDMENQRNWETLVMNVQDIK; encoded by the coding sequence ATGGCATATCAAGGTTATACGACGTTTAAAGCTCAAGCCGAGGATGGGATTCTTACCGTCACTTTTGACTTCGGTACTGTGAATGTTCAAGGGCAAGAAATGCTTGCCGACCTCAATGGTTTAGCGATGAGACTAGAGCGCGATCGTGACATCAAGGTCGTGGTATTTCAGTCAGCAAACCCTGAAGTTTGGGTCTGTCACTACGACACCAATCTATTAAAAGACATGTCGACAGAAGCCGTTTCTCGTGAAGAAGCGAAGTTACTCGACCTGCAAGTGGTGCTGGAAAGAATCAGCAAACTGCCACAAGCCACCATTGCCAAGCTTGAAGGCTTCGCTCGAGGTGGAGGCCACGAATTTGCACTGGCGTGTGACATGCGATTCGCGGCTCGCGGTAAATACAAATTCATGCAAATGGAAGTAGGTATGGGCATCCTTCCTTGTGGTGGCGGTGCATCACGCATGGCACGCCAAGTCGGCTTAGGTCGCGCACTCGAAATCGTCCTAAGTGCACGAGACTTTGATGCTGACGAAGCCGAAGCATACGGCACCATCAACAAGGCACTAGAGCCGGATGAAATTGGCGAATATGTTGATACGCTTGCCAAACGAATCTCAAAATTCCCTGCTGAATCGATCAATGCATGTAAGCAAGCGGTGTATGAGTCTATCGATAAACCGATCGACGAAGCACTCAAAGCGGAAGCTTACTGGTTGTATCAAGCTACGAGCAAAACCCCTGCGGTTAAGCGCTTCCAAATTGCCGATGAGCAAGGCCTAGAGCACGATATGGAAAACCAACGTAACTGGGAAACTCTGGTTATGAACGTTCAAGACATCAAATAA
- a CDS encoding MATE family efflux transporter, with product MQMRSATLKTIIEKTLPLTLGVFAIMMVQLVDSIFIGQLGVNELAVHGITLPFQAAFTGVQVGIGVAATSIISQAVGAKEQRKSTSIATLSVGLGVLVIALICIGLIVFSDSVFASFVNDVSDAQYQSMLSIFNVYWPLWLFSALMVAVLYLATCVYRANGDTKTTGSMFLAASVINLILDPILIFGLDMGIAGAAIASSIGYAFGAIYMLIKSRGKGWFGFNGACRNQIKGYSFELFKTVMPTTANQILPAVSAFFSMLLIARIGTDEMAFWSLLARVESFMLVFSLALTMSIPPMIGRYLGAQQRCKIPELLNTTAKFLLVFHTVMAALLALFSGWIIPVISEEQGIRNWFEVTLLFIPFSYGPLGLCMLVASVFNALGVPRRALNVSFLRLFVFYIPALWLGSITGDMINAVIAATVANVLAGAFAWFKLNAYIKTHIIPRAAAASKQRVLSAG from the coding sequence ATGCAGATGAGATCCGCGACTTTGAAAACCATTATTGAGAAAACACTGCCACTGACGCTGGGCGTGTTTGCGATCATGATGGTGCAATTGGTCGATTCGATCTTTATTGGTCAGCTAGGGGTTAATGAGTTGGCGGTTCACGGTATCACCTTGCCATTTCAGGCGGCGTTTACCGGTGTTCAAGTGGGCATCGGTGTGGCGGCAACGTCCATTATTTCTCAAGCGGTAGGGGCAAAGGAGCAACGTAAATCTACTTCAATTGCCACGCTGTCTGTCGGGTTGGGTGTCTTGGTGATTGCTTTGATCTGCATAGGGCTGATTGTTTTTAGCGATTCTGTTTTTGCGTCGTTTGTGAATGATGTATCTGACGCTCAATACCAATCCATGCTGTCTATTTTTAATGTGTACTGGCCACTGTGGTTGTTCAGTGCATTGATGGTGGCGGTGCTTTATCTGGCCACCTGTGTTTATCGTGCCAATGGCGATACCAAAACAACCGGCAGCATGTTCTTGGCTGCTAGCGTGATTAACCTAATTCTCGACCCTATTCTGATCTTTGGATTGGATATGGGCATTGCAGGAGCAGCGATCGCATCGAGCATTGGTTACGCATTTGGTGCAATCTACATGCTAATCAAGTCTCGCGGCAAGGGTTGGTTTGGCTTCAATGGCGCGTGCCGTAACCAAATCAAAGGCTACAGTTTTGAGTTATTCAAGACGGTAATGCCAACCACTGCGAATCAGATATTACCCGCGGTCAGCGCGTTCTTCTCAATGCTTTTGATAGCGAGAATCGGAACCGATGAGATGGCTTTTTGGAGCTTACTCGCCCGTGTTGAAAGTTTTATGTTGGTGTTTTCTCTTGCTCTGACGATGTCCATACCGCCTATGATTGGTCGTTACCTAGGGGCGCAGCAGCGATGCAAAATCCCCGAGCTATTGAATACAACAGCGAAGTTCTTACTGGTTTTCCACACTGTGATGGCCGCATTATTGGCGCTGTTTAGTGGCTGGATTATTCCTGTTATCTCGGAAGAACAAGGTATACGCAACTGGTTTGAAGTGACCTTGTTATTTATACCGTTCAGCTATGGGCCGCTTGGGCTTTGCATGTTGGTTGCGTCGGTCTTTAATGCCTTGGGTGTGCCTCGTAGAGCTTTGAATGTCTCTTTCCTACGCTTGTTTGTTTTCTACATTCCGGCGTTATGGCTCGGCTCTATAACTGGAGACATGATCAATGCGGTTATTGCTGCGACAGTCGCCAATGTTTTAGCGGGCGCTTTTGCATGGTTTAAGCTTAATGCCTATATTAAAACCCACATTATCCCTCGTGCCGCTGCGGCCAGTAAGCAGCGTGTACTCAGCGCAGGCTAG
- a CDS encoding LysR family transcriptional regulator, with translation MNIEHLKLFVRLASTHNISQAGQELGLSPPVASIHIGKLEESLGARLVHRTTRKVSLTEEGMAFLPHAKQILLSVEAGVASVGTGNELPKGVLRISAPSSFGRMHVMPALKGFLAKYPDLSVDISLSDSIVDLVDGGFDVAIRNAELQNSSLIARKLSTDKRILCASPEYLAAHGYPKTPEDLKQHQCINQTGLEGWTFDTPEGDVTIKKKGAIRVDHGEAVRDVCVDGLGIAMCATWIAYKQLAEGSLVEVLPDYPLKDEAAIWAVYPSAQLLAPKVRVFIDYFVQYYGSPSYWDCEVNGQAQ, from the coding sequence ATGAACATTGAACATCTAAAATTGTTTGTGCGACTCGCGTCTACGCACAATATAAGTCAAGCAGGACAAGAGCTTGGGTTGTCACCTCCGGTAGCCAGTATTCATATCGGAAAGCTCGAAGAGAGCCTAGGTGCACGTCTTGTGCATCGCACCACGAGAAAGGTTTCCCTGACCGAAGAAGGCATGGCATTTCTTCCTCACGCCAAGCAAATCCTTTTGAGTGTTGAAGCGGGTGTTGCCTCTGTCGGAACTGGTAATGAATTACCAAAAGGGGTGTTGCGAATATCTGCGCCTTCATCGTTTGGTCGCATGCATGTTATGCCAGCGCTAAAAGGCTTTTTGGCTAAGTATCCAGATCTGTCGGTGGACATTTCACTCAGTGACTCAATCGTCGATCTGGTTGATGGTGGCTTTGATGTGGCGATTCGTAATGCGGAGCTACAAAACTCAAGCCTGATCGCTCGTAAGCTCTCGACTGATAAGCGTATTTTGTGTGCATCGCCGGAATATCTGGCAGCTCATGGCTATCCGAAAACACCAGAAGACCTCAAGCAACATCAATGCATCAATCAAACTGGCTTGGAAGGGTGGACGTTCGATACACCAGAAGGCGATGTCACCATCAAGAAGAAAGGTGCTATCCGCGTCGATCACGGTGAAGCGGTAAGGGATGTATGTGTCGATGGCTTGGGCATTGCCATGTGTGCGACTTGGATTGCTTATAAGCAGCTCGCGGAAGGTTCGCTGGTTGAGGTGTTGCCGGATTACCCTTTAAAGGATGAGGCGGCTATCTGGGCGGTATACCCGAGTGCTCAGTTGCTTGCGCCTAAGGTACGCGTATTTATCGACTACTTTGTTCAATATTATGGTTCACCTTCTTATTGGGATTGCGAAGTAAACGGTCAAGCTCAGTAG